ggtggaattgttaaaataTGTCCAAATTGATTTAGATGACCTTTACATCAAAACAGCACTTGAAGTGCATGGCCGGTCTCTTCTCACCATTGATGTTAAGATGCACTCTTTAAAAAGTCATATTCTGGAATCAAATTACTGTATGAGTTTACAGCTTTGCAAGAAGTTAACATGTAATATGTATATAATTGGTGGTTATTACTGGCATCCACTTTCTGAGGTCCACATATGGAACCCGTCAACTGATTTATGGACACAGGGTTCACAGTTGCCTGGTTACAGAACAGAAAGTTATACTGTTTCTGCTTTAGGACCAAACATTTATGTTACAGGTGGTTATAATTCTGATAACCTGGAAGCCCTAGATACCGTGTGGATTTATAATTCAGAAATGGATAATTGGGTGGAAGGGAGCCCAATGTTAAATGCTCGTTATTATCACTGTTCAGTGGTAATGCATGGCTGTATCTATGTGATGGGTGGATACCGAGCTGGTGCTCCAGCGCAAGACGCAGAGTTTTATGATCCTTTGAAAAAGAAATGGATTCCGATCGCAAGCATGCTGAAAGGTATGTAATCAATGTAAGATCAAACAGGTTTTAACCATTAACTGTTTATGATTAAAATTGCAAAAGAATTGACATGATAGCCTCCAAACCAACCTAGTAGTACTGAAATCTGGACTGATTTTGtgctgtttgtgtttttttttcactatTGAGCTATGTACAGTGTAAACATTAGAACATAATTTACTTCTAAGAATGCTGCTAAGATATTTGAGCAAACAGTAGAAGGAATATTTTAACAGATGTTATTTTGTATTTTGATACTAATCTACTAGTTTAAAGAGACTTAAGTTATCAGAGCATTATTTAAAATTCATCATATATTTAATTAAAAGCAGTTTGAATTACTTTTTCTTCAGTAAGGATTTTATTACTGCACTGTTACTAACAGAAATCTGATGGATAGGGGTTGGAAATGCAactgcttgtgttgtccaggaaGTTATCTATGTAACAGGAGGACACTACGGTTACCGAGGAAGTTCAACTTATGATAAAATTCAGAGCTACAAGTCAGATCTCAACGAGTGGACAAtaaccaccatcactccacacccAGGTATTTAAAGCAGTTCTAGTAAATTAAAATCACTATTAGaacattttcattatttttttaattgaacAATAAAAATGACAAGGATTTTGAGATCAACTATGCACAAATGTTTCTGTAGTATACAATGAATGTGAGTGCACTTTAAAGAACTGTGTAATATGAGCTGAATAAGTTGTTACACCAGACACAGCTGTTAGTTGAACATTGATTATTTTCAATAAAAGGTGCTTAATTGGTACTTTTATCCTTGTTATCTAGCTTCATGAAAAGCAACACAAAAGAGCTCTGGATATGAAATTGTTAAGATATATGGTGTATTTCTGTTTAAGAAGAGGGCAGTAACGGAATGAGATGTAATTGAGAACAGGTTATCGAGGTAAAAAAGTAGTGATGGCAGGCAGCAGAGGTGGTATATGTCTGCAAGCTTCATAAATAGTCACCAgtgaagaccaagaaggtatggtcaagggaggcagaggagtgcttacaggactgctttggactggacaagttcaagttcacagtatatttattatcaaagtatgaatactATATAAATTTTTAGATTCATCTTCAAgaattcagggattcatcttcaagtctgaatgaatatgccagaGTTGTCAATGACTTCATCATCACCTATATCAATGACTGTGCGCTTTTAAGAACATACTAGATACACTCaaatcaaaagccgtggatgaaccaggagaatCATAGCCTGCTGAGGGCTAGCTGTGGCATTCTTAAGAGTGAGAAAACAATTCCGATTGAGGTTCGACATGGAATTGGATGCATTTCAGCTCTggtagggtttgcaggccattacttcctccaAGGCAAAACATAacgtcatgaatggcagtgatcttcactttcagatgagctcaacacctctatgcatgctttgaaatggagaataaaactacatctatgtgaatccctgtgatctctgtcttagagGCTGACGTCAGAACATCACTcaaggtgaacccttgcaaggtgtcaggccctgatggtgttcctggtagggctctgaaaatctgtgcctgCCAACTGGCGGGAGTGAAGAGAGGACATCTTCATTCTCTCACTACTACAGTTAGAGGTTCCTGCCTGTTTCAAAAGGGTAACAATCATACCAATGCCCAAAAAGAGCAGGGTAAGCTGCCCAGTGACTATTACCCAGttacactcacatctactgtgatgaagtggtttgggaggttggtcatgaccagaatCAAGGACATGGAccagctgcaatttgcctatcaccacaatatctttacagcagatgcaatctctctggctgtccactcagccTGGGATCACTTCATAGCAGCTTCTCCAGAGCcgaccaaaggtgttattgtcttttttttttaagtactttttatgatcacaagaccctgctggacattaagaacttaaaataCTGCAGATCTACCCTGTCAGTGAGTTGCTcactggcagagaaactgaaagaAATGGACTTGATGTGAATCCTGCTGCAACCTGGCTCcgaggagtcagtgtgcgaaggcggtgtgcagtctaacagcgagtgatcatcttagtcactgttcttgcaatcacaagactctggtggacattgttaatgtggaatgctgcaagtctgattcactgatttattaacAGGCGGCGGCGGCAAATGgagggggagctgcgtggcccTTGACAAAGCGAGCACTAGTCCTCAAGCTGTGGTGTCGTTtgtttacagccacccaggagGGAAATGCTGGAGTCGGTGTGCTCCACCAGTGCTGGGGGCAGGGTGGTGCAGCATCCAAGCTTGtgttggtgctgccccccagtgatCGCTCAGCAGAAGATGAGCTGTATTGTGTTTGatgacagactgctgcaacattcatggactcaagaGTTTTGGATGGTATTTTTTTGTGTgcaactgtattttactgatatcttatgtaTGCTTTATATCTTACatatgctatatgtgccttgtgctgtgtatgactgttgctaTTGTGTTTTGTTGGTATTATATATGCTTTCTATCTTACACgtgctatatgtgctttgtgctgtgtatgactgttggtactgtgtttcgcaccttggccctggagtaatgctgttttgtttggctgtgttcatggatattcatgtatggctgaatggcaactgaacttgaacttgatcacctggacaatagtactACTTATGTCGggctgctctttattgactacagctcagtattcaacaccatcatactctcagttctaatcaacaaaatCTAATACCTGGGTTTCTGTACCTCTCTTtaaaactggatccttgacttcctcaccaggagagcTCATTCTGTACAGATTGgaaaaaacatctcctcctcactgacaatcaacactggcaacCTTCAACGAcctgtgcttagtccactgctctactctctctacacccatgactgtgtggctagacacagctcaaacggCATCGAAAAAGATGCCGATGACACACCTATTGTTgacaaaatttcagatggtgacgaggaggcgtacaagagtgagatagatcagctggttgagtggtgtggcagcaacaaccttgcactcaaagtcagtaagaccaagggattgattatggacttcaggaagggggagtcGGGGAAAGACACACTACTCATcatcgaaggatcagaggtggaaagggtgaacagtttcaagttcatgggtgtcagcatctctgaagatctatcctgggccgaacacattgatgcaattacaaagaggtatgacagtgactatatttcattagaagtttgaggaaaaTTGGAATGTTGCAATTGgtatgcctcaaaaaggtggctttcatcattaaggaaccccattaTTATGTTTTGTAgcatcaaaacattaaattaattaaaaggaaaaacaagagcggcaagaatcagaatcaggtttaatatcactggcatatatcacgaaatttgttgttatgtggcagcagtacattgcaatcatAATAATATAAACTATGAATTACAGCAAGCTATATATAATAAAGtcaaattgaataagtagtgaaatagaggaaaaaaagtagttaggtagtgttcatgggttcaaagttcattcagaagtctgatggtggaagggaagaagctatttctgaaacattgagtgtgtctttaggctcctgtacctccgcctcgatggtagaaatgagaaaaggacatgtgtgtgatggggatccttaatgatagatgctgcctttttaaggcatcactccttgaagatgtcctggatgctgggggaggctagtgctgactgagtttactactttctgcagtttatttcaatcctgtgctgtATCCTCGCCCACCATACCAGACgttgatgcagccagttacaatGCTCTTCACTGTACATTTATAGAAACTTGCGAGTGTtgttggtgacatactaaatctcctcaatctcctaatgaaatatatccgctattgtgccttctttgtaactgcattgatatgttgggcccaggatagatcctcagaggtactgacacccaggaatttgaagctgctgacCCTTTTAAGTCTAACTCTGTTccttactttaagtgaggcacatatatatattacatcggtggtgtgcaagtggagcaggtcaaaagctttaagttcctcagggtcaatatcacaaatgacctgacttggtccaaccaagcagagttcactgccaagaagacccaccagtgcctttacttcctgagaaaactaaagcaatttggcctgtcccctaaaaccctcactaatttttatagatgcaccgtagaaagcattcttctagggtgcatcacaacctggtatggaagttgtcctgtccaagaccagaagaagctgcagaaggtcgtg
This genomic stretch from Mobula birostris isolate sMobBir1 chromosome 6, sMobBir1.hap1, whole genome shotgun sequence harbors:
- the klhl23 gene encoding kelch-like protein 23 isoform X2, with the protein product MAGKEHYSYEFKDTNYSTEFLNVFNEFYQSGLFTDIILECFSGQLFHCHKVALAACSSYFKAMFTADMQEKATTIIKLPTIDHSILDALIRYVYTSEVLITENNVQTLLETADLLQFASVKKACENFLVRHLDFGNCIGIHSFAESHLCTDLEKESRRMFLSNFEEISRQDEYLETSKDKLLFILSRKNLNVWKVDILLEAIVRWIAYDTENRIEYLVELLKYVQIDLDDLYIKTALEVHGRSLLTIDVKMHSLKSHILESNYCMSLQLCKKLTCNMYIIGGYYWHPLSEVHIWNPSTDLWTQGSQLPGYRTESYTVSALGPNIYVTGGYNSDNLEALDTVWIYNSEMDNWVEGSPMLNARYYHCSVVMHGCIYVMGGYRAGAPAQDAEFYDPLKKKWIPIASMLKGVGNATACVVQEVIYVTGGHYGYRGSSTYDKIQSYKSDLNEWTITTITPHPGWQLSQLHFKNTSSSLLCFVALNH